The DNA segment CAGCACGCCGTAGCCCCAGCCCTTTCCCAGGACCGCCATCGCGTTGACCGCCCCCGGGTTCCCCGAGCCCGCGTCACGCAGGTCGGTCGCGCCACGCGTGGCGAGGCGCGCCGCGACATCGGCCGACGGGATCGTGCCGAGCGCATAGCCGGTCGTCGCCGCGGCGATCAAGCGGAGCATGCCTAAGGTTCGCGCGTGAACGTTCCCGTCACCGAATGCATCGCGGTCGCGCCGGGCGTCGAGTTGCAGGCGCGAACGTGGGGCGGCGACGAGATGCCCTTCCTGTTGGTACACGGCCTCGCATCGAACGCCCGCACCTGGGACGGCGTGGCCGGCCGGCTGTACGAGCACGGACACCCGGTGACGAGCGTCGACCTCCGAGGTCACGGCATGAGCGCCAAGCCCGACGACGGCTACGACTTCGCGACCCTGGCGAACGACCTGCTCGCGGTCCTCGACGATCTCCGTTGGGCGAACGCGGTGGTGGCCGGTCAGTCCACGGGCGGCAACCTCGCGATCGAGCTCGCGTCGCGAGCGCCGACGCGGGTCGCCGGCGTGGCGGGCGTCGACGGCGGCTTCATCGAGCTCCGGCACCGCTGGCCGCGGTGGGAGGACTGCGAGCGGGCGCTCGCCCCGCCTGTGCTCGACGGCATGCCGCGGTCCCGCGTCGCGGCCGCCATGCGCGTCGCCCATCGCGACTGGAGCGCGGAGGGGATCGAGGCCACGCTCGCGAACCTCGAGGTGCTCGCGGACGGCACCGTCCGGCCGTGGCTGACGCGGCCCCGCCACCTCCGGATCCTGCGCGCGCTGTGGGAGCACAGCCCGGCGGAGGTCATGGCCACGGTGGCAGCGCCCGTGCTGCTCGTGCCGGCCGACAGCGGCGACGACTGGTCTCGTGCCAAGCGCGTCGAGGTCGACCGGGCGGTCGCGTCCGGACGCGACGTACGCGTGCACTGGTTCTCGCAGGCAGACCACGACGTACACGTGCAGCACCCGGTGGAGCTGGCCGACGTCCTGCACGAGTGGGCCGTCCGTTCCGCCTCCGCGGCCGGTGGGACGGCACCGTCGTGACCCGGCTCCTCGTGATCATGGGTTCGGGCGAGACCAGCCCGACGATGATCAAGGTCCACCGCTCCCTGTTCGCGCGCCTCGGGGAAAGCGAAACCGCCGCGGTGCCGGCGGTGCTGCTCGACACGCCGGTCGGCTTCCAGGAGAACGCGGAGATCGTCGCGGCCAAGGCGGTCGAGTACTTCCGCGAGAGCGTCGGTCGCGAGGTGGAGGTGGCCACGTGGCGCAGAGGGCCGGCTGCCGACGACCCGCTCGGGTACGTGACCATGCTCACGCGCCTGCGCGCCGCCCGTTACGTGTTCGCGGGCCCCGGGAGCCCGTCGTACGCGCTCGCGCAGTGGGCGGGCTCCGACGTGCCGGCCGCGCTCGCCGAGAAGCTGCGTACCGGCGGATGCGTCACCTTCGCCAGCGCCGCCGCCCTCACGCTCGGACGCTTCACCGTGCCCGTCTACGAGATCTACAAGGTGGGCGAAGACCCCCATTGGCTCGACGGCCTGAACCTCGTGGCCGAGG comes from the Actinomycetota bacterium genome and includes:
- a CDS encoding alpha/beta hydrolase, producing MNVPVTECIAVAPGVELQARTWGGDEMPFLLVHGLASNARTWDGVAGRLYEHGHPVTSVDLRGHGMSAKPDDGYDFATLANDLLAVLDDLRWANAVVAGQSTGGNLAIELASRAPTRVAGVAGVDGGFIELRHRWPRWEDCERALAPPVLDGMPRSRVAAAMRVAHRDWSAEGIEATLANLEVLADGTVRPWLTRPRHLRILRALWEHSPAEVMATVAAPVLLVPADSGDDWSRAKRVEVDRAVASGRDVRVHWFSQADHDVHVQHPVELADVLHEWAVRSASAAGGTAPS